In Aspergillus oryzae RIB40 DNA, chromosome 6, one genomic interval encodes:
- a CDS encoding uncharacterized protein (predicted protein) yields MTFPPASAGPNAVRDYISDILLFKHDTTADFAKEVASRWQLGRPNDLRHASTGTFERVFGKDMGHFLYRTVQEDIREQWYNSTAGVFNSWLFIFSLVFSAFFLVRATRTNSSSTSAASLRYAGAAFGPPMVFCGIQDPYSQWQFPRLFLGGIVSFLTVLAFLVASIDRRMEKQKADTEDKKQGEVKQKE; encoded by the exons ATGACATTTCCTCCAGCCTCTGCTGGGCCCAATGCGGTTAGAGACTACATCTCtgacattctcctcttcaagcATGACACAACTGCAGACTTTGCCAAAGAAGTAGCTAGTCGCTGGCAATTAGGTCGACCAAACGACCTGCGCCATGCATCCACTGGGACCTTCGAACGGGTTTTTGGAAAAGACATGGGGCATTTTCTATATCGAACAGTTCAAGAGGATATTAGGGAACAGTGGTACAACTCCACCGCCGGGGTGTTTAATTCGT GGCTGTTCATATTCTCCCTAGTGTTCTCCGCGTTCTTTCTCGTTAGAGCAACACGGACAAATTCATCTTCTACGAGTGCTG CCTCCTTGCGCTACGCCGGCGCAGCATTCGGGCCACCGATGGTGTTCTGTGGAATTCAGGACCCGTACAGTCAATGGCAATTTCCTCGACTGTTCCTCGGTGGTATTGTAAGCTTCTTGACTGTTCTCGCATTTCTGGTGGCTTCTATAGACCGGCGtatggagaagcagaaggcagACACAGAAGACAAAAAGCAGGGTGAAGTGAAACAGAAAGAGTAA
- a CDS encoding SDR family NAD(P)-dependent oxidoreductase (reductases with broad range of substrate specificities), giving the protein MSTNGQSSRQLPSLSSNLIGKTAIVTGSSRGIGAGIALELGRRGAAVIITYTSEKSLPSAVSVSRAIEGTGSGGKGVLVQADITSATDRQTLIDAAVEASPNKTIDILVHNAGNGDDCYLKDISEEFFETLVNVNLKAPVFLTQAAVPHMPRGGRIVLITSAAARMGVAETTVYAANKAGLEAFARVWATELGQSHGITVNCVSPGPIATDQFHNSSPEFKQALQPMIESTPAEARMGEVEDIVPLVSFLCSEESRWVTGSVLSGTGGLLF; this is encoded by the exons ATGTCAACCAACGGTCAGAGCAGTCGGCAGTTACCGAGCCTGTCCTCAAACCTGATCGGTAAAACAGCCATTGTAACGGGCTCATCCCG GGGCATCGGTGCAGGTATTGCACTCGAGCTTGGCCGCAGAGGTGCTGCAGTCATTATAACATATACTAGTGAGAAATCGCTTCCCTCAGCAGTCTCAGTGTCTCGCGCGATTGAAGGGACAGGGTCAGGGGGGAAGGGGGTTCTAGTACAGGCCGATATCACCTCCGCGACAGATCGACAGACGCTCATCGACGCAGCTGTGGAAGCGAGCCCGAACAAAACTATCGACATACTAGTTCATAATGCGGGTAATGGAGATGACTGCTATCTAAAAGATATTTCCGAGGAATTTTTCGAAACGCTAGTGAATGTGAATTTGAAAG CTCCGGTATTCCTTACCCAAGCCGCCGTGCCTCACATGCCTCGAGGCGGAAGAATAGTGCTCATTacatctgctgctgctcgTATGGGTGTTGCCGAAACCACAGTGTATGCGGCCAACAAGGCTGGTCTAGAAGCGTTCGCGAGGGTTTGGGCTACTGAGCTTGGTCAATCTCATGGAATTACCGTCAATTGCGTGAGTCCAGGCCCAATTGCCACAGATCAGTTTCACAACAGTTCTCCAGAATTCAAGCAAGCATTGCAACCGATGATCGAAAGTACACCGGCTGAGGCACGAATGGGAGAGGTCGAAGACATTGTACCTCTGGTGAG CTTTCTTTGCTCCGAAGAATCGCGCTGGGTAACTGGGAGTGTCCTTAGTGGAACGGGCGGACTGCTCTTCTAG
- a CDS encoding 2-deoxyribose-5-phosphate aldolase (deoxyribose-phosphate aldolase), which produces MSSNTITVTLHQLAKMIDHSLLHPTMTDEDIVAGLQIARASNVATACVKPYLIPLAKKELAGSDVLVCPVIGFPHGNSTTEIKVIEATAAAKAGGNEIDMVVNVGKVLGGDWDYVKEEIRQINEAVVANGAILKVIFENDYLQSQHITRLCEICTELKVAFVKTSTGYGFVKQKDGSYNYRGATVKDLKLMREKSGKDVQIKAAGGVRTLDDLLHVMSLGVTRIGATATVAILEEAKKRGIGNELVEVSFKPMAEDSTGAY; this is translated from the coding sequence ATGTCTTCCAACACGATCACCGTGACCCTCCACCAACTCGCAAAAATGATCGACCACTCCCTCCTGCACCCGACCATGACCGACGAAGACATTGTTGCTGGTCTGCAAATCGCCCGTGCGAGCAACGTTGCAACCGCCTGCGTGAAGCCATACCTCATCCCACTCGCCAAGAAAGAGCTCGCCGGCAGCGACGTCCTCGTTTGTCCGGTGATCGGGTTCCCCCATGGCAACAGCACAACGGAAATCAAAGTGATCGAGGcgacagcagcagccaaGGCAGGTGGCAACGAGATTGACATGGTCGTCAACGTGGGAAAAGTCCTTGGCGGCGATTGGGACTATgtgaaggaagagatccGTCAGATCAACGAAGCGGTTGTGGCTAATGGTGCCATTCTCAAGGTTATCTTTGAAAATGATTATCTCCAATCTCAGCATATCACTAGACTGTGTGAGATCTGCACGGAATTGAAAGTCGCCTTCGTTAAGACCTCCACCGGGTATGGCTTTGTCAAGCAGAAGGATGGATCATACAACTATCGTGGAGCGACGGTCAAGGATCTCAAGCTCATGAGGGAGAAATCGGGGAAGGATGTCCAGATTAAGGCAGCTGGGGGTGTGAGAACATTGGACGATTTACTGCATGTCATGAGCTTGGGTGTGACTCGAATTGGCGCCACAGCGACCGTGGCAATTTTGGAGGAAGCGAAAAAGCGTGGAATTGGCAACGAGCTGGTGGAAGTTTCCTTCAAGCCAATGGCCGAGGATAGCACAGGCGCGTATTGA
- a CDS encoding uncharacterized protein (predicted protein), protein MLLKANRIIDIHPNNILAGVEDVSVLTILERDELSSPSPRKQDGDRIIYLSRPMFLTDGEPLLSDLGEARLGQSHKGTIMPSLYRAPEVILGLDWNNKVDIWGFGQTIWTIFQGSHVFRSENMGELDKMQRFAEMTSCLGSPPQEFRNRSPECADYWDENGNWRGSVSIHGQSLELREKQLDGEEKEQFLRLMRKMLAWPPEERPSAEELLYDEWIRGNDY, encoded by the exons ATGTTACTCAAGGCAAACAGAATTATAGATATCCATCCGAATAACATCTTGGCGGGAGTGGAGGATGTATCTGTTCTAACTATTTTGGAGCGGGATGAGCTGTCTTCGCCATCCCCTCGGAAACAAGATGGAGACCGCATCATCTATCTCTCTCGTCCTATGTTTCTGACCGACGGAGAACCGCTGCTCTCAGATTTAGGAGAAGCGCGCTTGGGCCAGAGCCACAAGGGAACCATTATGCCTTCGTTATACAGGGCACCGGAAGTAATACTTGGCCTTGACTGGAACAACAAAGTCGATATATGGGGCTTTGGTCAAACC ATATGGACGATATTCCAAGGTTCACACGTATTTCGGAGCGAGAACATGGGAGAGCTTGACAAGATGCAACGATTTGCGGAAATGACATCTTGCCTTGGGTCCCCTCCCCAAGAATTCCGTAACCGAAGCCCGGAATGTGCAGATTACTGGGACGAAAATG GAAACTGGAGAGGCTCTGTTTCCATCCATGGCCAGTCGCTCGAGCTTCGTGAGAAGCAGCTCGAcggggaagaaaaggagcaaTTCTTACGTTTAATGCGGAAAATGTTGGCTTGGCCGCCGGAAGAACGACCctcggcggaggagttgCTTTACGATGAGTGGATAAGGGGAAACGATTATTAA
- a CDS encoding uncharacterized protein (nucleoside diphosphate-sugar hydrolase of the MutT (NUDIX) family) → MPDFEYQKPVILSRRTLDTKEAEWKRLVKTIYRDPNGVQRTWESAEMQTRPADSDFDGVSIVATLNKPTGPELVLLKQYRPALDKVVIEIPGGLIDPGETAEQCAVRELKEETGFVGEVERISRTLFNSPGFCNNNFKLAYVNVDLSLPENQNPSPELEEEEFIEVFTLPMKSLFLDIKRLEKEGFAIETRVVALAEGLELARKWNL, encoded by the exons ATGCCGGACTTTGAATACCAAAAACCCGTGATTCTCTCACGACGCACCTTG GACACCAAAGAAGCCGAATGGAAGAGATTAGTCAAGACAATCTATCGCGATCCTAATGGGGTGCAGAGAACCTGGGAATCTGCCGAGATGCAG ACTCGACCGGCGGACAGTGACTTCGACGGAGTCAGTATCGTGGCCACTTTGAACAAGCCAACGGGTCCGGAACTGGTCTTATTAAAACAGTACCGACCTGCTCTGGACAAGGTGGTCATTGAGATCCCCGGAGGCCTAATTGACCCCGGAGAGACCGCAGAGCAATGCGCGGTGCGGGAGCTCAAGGAGGAAACTGGTTTTGTGGgtgaggtggaaagaatAAGCAGAACTCTGTTCAATT CTCCCGGGTTCTGCAATAACAACTTCAAACTCGCTTATGTGAATGTGGACCTGTCTTTGCCGGAGAATCAGAACCCAAGCCCAGAGTtagaggaggaagagtttATCGAGGTCTTCACGCTCCCTATGAAGTCACTCTTTTTAGATATCAAGAGGCTCGAGAAAGAGGGCTTCGCCATCGAGACTCGGGTTGTTGCACTCGCGGAGGGTCTTGAGCTGGCCAGGAAATGGAACTTATGA
- a CDS encoding uncharacterized protein (short-chain dehydrogenase involved in D-alanine esterification of lipoteichoic acid and wall teichoic acid (D-alanine transfer protein)) codes for MSDLPFSCALVTGGGGGLGKAIAVYLLSKGKKVIIAGRTESTLRESAKEIGATDYFTLDTGVVSQIPSFITTVTAKYPDLDCLINNAGVQRPLEVLKDDPTDFLAKADQEIDINIRGPMHLTLGLLEHFKTKPNGATIMNVSSILGFVPFSVINTVYNGTKAWLHFWSMTLRTQLARGGYERIKVIEIAPPSVGTDLHRDREDPDDNKKHKNPNALSVEEFMEFFTSALERGDSMIAPGMSQDVVDKWYAEFGSMYDTLTREKK; via the coding sequence ATGTCTGATCTACCATTTTCCTGCGCTCTCGTCACCGGCGGAGGGGGTGGCCTAGGCAAGGCCATTGCCGTATACCTCCTaagcaaaggcaaaaaggtcatcatcgccgGCCGTACGGAGAGTACACTACGAGAGTCAGCTAAAGAGATCGGAGCAACTGACTATTTCACCCTGGATACGGGCGTGGTCTCACAAATCCCATCCTTCATCACGACCGTCACGGCAAAATACCCCGACCTCGACTGCCTAATCAACAACGCCGGCGTCCAGCGCCCACTAGAGGTCCTCAAAGACGACCCAACCGACTTCCTAGCAAAAGCAGACCAAGAAATCGATATTAACATCCGTGGACCAATGCACCTTACCCTCGGTCTTCTGGAACATTTCAAAACCAAACCGAACGGGGCTACGATTATGAATGTTTCTTCTATTCTAGGCTTTGTGCCCTTTTCCGTTATCAATACTGTATATAATGGGACCAAGGCATGGCTGCATTTCTGGAGCATGACGCTTCGTACGCAACTTGCGCGTGGGGGGTATGAGCGAATCAAGGTCATTGAGATTGCGCCGCCTTCGGTGGGAACGGACTTGCATCGGGATCGGGAGGATCCGGATGATAATAAGAAGCATAAGAATCCTAATGCACTTTCTGTGGAGGAGTTTATGGAGTTCTTCACCTCTGCTTTGGAACGTGGGGATAGTATGATTGCTCCTGGGATGAGTCAGGATGTTGTGGATAAGTGGTATGCGGAATTTGGGTCGATGTATGATACGTTGacgagggagaagaaataa
- a CDS encoding uncharacterized protein (predicted protein) produces MIFSDWVMQLSAAALFLALPKSVASTSDLSVPPWAGSPVAPKNTGKTCTVIPLGDKQDDVPQILAAFKECNHGGRIVFPEGHTYWIAQKLNPVITDVTVDWKGTWLFSDDIEKWRNNTYWIEFQNHWTAFALSGQRIHINGHGTGGIDGSGNSWYNVEKTFTQPGRPMAFTPWNVTDLHVEHLFDDIVVNSTAVNAPWGTNWVQNTDGFDTMDSRNISLTNFIYQGKCILRP; encoded by the exons ATGATTTTCTCCGACTGGGTGATGCAGCTCAGCGCTGCGGCCTTGTTTCTGGCGCTTCCCAAGTCCGTCGCGAGCACAAGCGATCTCTCGGTGCCTCCATGGGCCGGAAGTCCAGTGGCACCTAAGAACACTGGGAAAACCTGTACCGTGATACCTTTAGGAGACAAGCAAGATGACGTCCCACAAATCTTGGCTGCGTTCAAAGAATGCAACCATGGTGGCCGGATCGTCTTCCCCGAAGGCCATACGTATTGGATTGCACAGAAGCTCAACCCAGTCATCACGGATGTCACAGTGGACTGGAAAGGCACATGGCTCTTCTCCGATGATATAGAAAAGTGGCGTAATAACACCTATTGGATCGAATTCCAGAATCACTGGACCGCCTTTGCTCTAAGTGGGCAGCGAATCCATATCAATGGGCATGGCACTGGTGGAATCGATGGCTCGGGGAATTCGTGGTACAATGTCGAGAAGACTTTCACTCAACCTGGCCGACCGATGGCCTTCACTCCATGGAACGTGACTGATCTACATGTTGAGCACT TGTTCGACGACATTGTCGTTAACTCGACCGCCGTCAATGCCCCCTGGGGCACGAATTGGGTTCAGAACACCGATGGCTTTGACACTATGGATTCGCGCAATATCTCCCTGACCAACTTTATATATCAAGGCAAGTGCATTTTGAGGCCATAA
- a CDS encoding transcription factor domain-containing protein (predicted protein), whose amino-acid sequence MALVDGAFHLHNAPAPGSAATNAIPGAGLGDLVSDASGEETPTRNPNNGRASPATSRLPPMIRSLAYSSQSAVAELVSLLPDYQAAALLVDTYFDRVHWFMLIFHQDDFRRRWPKLYRLPISRTSNSSQNLGFISTFLMVIAIGLQYIGEHRRQLLATYGIDPDKLKERIFSVVRTRLLDIVSVGSLEVVEMCVLLGTYYLYHGAPRLAWPVCGCGLRIAQALGLHRKRSSSPQQSSSKSTAARKQNEAKKRGWWAIYEIETFCSMAYGYPLSIKDSDCDVEPLDPTFNSPVGQSPSSFEEPLTGEATLLSYKYFMSKLSVITKDALSELYNVRLDSPEGSRLHHSTLDPLHVINKVRTIDTKLRHWLAEVPSRLRWDNMAAADVSYSSPQAVDRDIGASGPVFENHIYQLQALTLKLAYENAKILVHRPLLSYKVVSQSSNSEPRDYTESTPNTMSPFRSSLQTCRAAAMSMAEIASNPIVDLISETYAAAFVSIHTFTAGVTLGILSSIDPLGPQSRDTKIGMHRLMGIQEKLKDRSVLAAQGLEILQRLARLVMEKELSVMLDVSKPIELSEPRETEDNNSASGWIEHPQPIEKIDSPSDSPVSAADIQPSGDTACPVPLQQSEIPTADSTYPFNMANENALQYMEDPALSEAIYDFDQALSMYAPRLSVDPEESYNASLIRPPTDEGFPMLEQTWIWVSAQIISKQDIIGLSIYMT is encoded by the exons ATGGCCCTAGTGGATGGG GCATTCCATCTTCACAACGCACCTGCTCCTGGTTCGGCCGCAACAAATGCTATTCCTGGAGCCGGGCTCGGTGACCTTGTGTCCGACGCGTCAGGGGAAGAAACTCCGACGAGGAATCCCAATAATGGCCGTGCCTCACCAGCAACAAGCCGCCTGCCTCCAATGATCAGATCCTTGGCCTATTCCTCTCAATCAGCTGTAGCAGAGCTGGTATCCCTTTTACCTGACTACCAAGCAGCAGCTCTGCTCGTAGATACCTATTTTGACCGAGTGCACTGGTTCATGCTCATTTTTCACCAAGATGACTTCCGGCGACGATGGCCGAAACTTTACAGACTACCAATCTCGCGGACCTCGAATTCTTCCCAAAATTTAGGATTCATTAGCACGTTTCTAATGGTCATCGCTATTGGTCTTCAGTACATCGGGGAGCATCGGCGGCAGCTCTTGGCCACGTATGGCATTGACCCAGATAAACTCAAAGAACGAATTTTCTCTGTCGTGAGAACACGGCTACTGGACATAGTTTCTGTCGGCTCCCTAGAGGTCGTAGAGATGTGTGTGTTGCTCGGAACCTACTACTTGTACCACGGTGCACCTCGACTGGCATGGCCGGTATGCGGCTGTGGGCTGCGCATCGCTCAGGCCCTTGGCCTTCATCGCAAAAGGTCCTCGAGCCCCCAACAGTCATCATCGAAGAGTACTGCTGCGCGAAAGCAAAATGAAGCGAAAAAGCGAGGGTGGTGGGCCATCTATGAAATTGAAACATTTTGTTCGATGGCATACGGTTACCCTCTGAGTATCAAAGACTCTGACTGCGATGTTGAGCCGCTGGACCCGACATTCAACTCGCCGGTTGGACAATCACCATCTTCCTTTGAAGAGCCACTCACGGGTGAGGCGACTCTGCTGTCATATAAATATTTTATGTCGAAATTATCTGTTATTACCAAGGATGCATTATCTGAATTGTATAACGTCCGTCTTGATTCCCCTGAAGGCTCACGGTTACATCATTCAACCTTGGACCCGCTCCACGTTATCAACAAGGTACGCACAATTGATACGAAGCTACGACATTGGCTTGCAGAGGTTCCCTCCAGACTACGCTGGGACAATATGGCTGCAGCAGATGTTAGCTACTCGTCACCACAAGCAGTGGATCGGGATATTGGTGCATCGGGGCCTGTTTTCGAGAATCATATTTATCAGCTTCAGGCACTAACCCTCAAACTTGCTTACGAAAATGCTAAGATCCTGGTTCATCGTCCGTTGCTATCATATAAGGTCGTTTCCCAGTCATCTAACTCCGAACCCAGGGACTACACAGAGTCAACTCCAAACACCATGAGCCCTTTTCGGTCTTCACTGCAGACTTGCCGAGCTGCAGCTATGAGCATGGCCGAAATTGCTTCGAATCCAATTGTTGATCTCATATCGGAAACCTATGCCGCGGCCTTCGTCAGTATCCACACGTTCACGGCGGGTGTAACTCTAGGGATCCTCAGCAGTATCGACCCCCTGGGGCCACAATCTCGCGATACAAAGATTGGGATGCATCGTCTCATGGGTATtcaggagaagctcaaggatcGCTCAGTCCTTGCTGCACAGGGTCTCGAGATTCTTCAGCGCCTAGCGAGGCTcgtgatggagaaggaactGAGTGTGATGCTTGATGTGTCCAAGCCTATAGAGCTGTCGGAGCCCAGAGAGACCGAAGATAACAATTCAGCCAGTGGATGGATCGAGCATCCTCAACCTATAGAAAAAATCGACTCTCCATCAGATTCTCCGGTTTCTGCAGCAGATATTCAGCCATCTGGCGACACAGCGTGCCCCGTTCCTCTCCAACAATCGGAGATTCCAACAGCTGATTCTACGTACCCGTTCAACATGGCTAACGAGAACGCCCTGCAATACATGGAAGATCCAGCTTTATCCGAGGCCATCTATGATTTTGATCAAG CCCTGTCTATGTACGCCCCTCGACTATCAGTGGATCCCGAAGAGTCATATAATGCATCTCTTATCCGTCCCCCTACTGATGAAGGCTTCCCAATGTTGGAGCAAACATGGATCTGGG TATCCGCTCAGATTATCTCGAAACAGGACATCATTGGGCTTAGTATCTACATGACTTAG
- a CDS encoding uncharacterized protein (predicted oxidoreductase related to nitroreductase), which translates to MTKSISDSFKDRRTIYALTNESTISDDRLEELLTDVVLHTPSPFNSQTSRLVVLLKDEHQKLWDIAYEVASSTVPLEVFDKVYKPRIAMFRAGYGTVLFYEDPAPIRPLEEKWPMLKDKLPQWSEHANAMHQYALWTLLEAEGLGCSLQHYNPMFDDRIAEQWKVPADWSLKAQLVFGKPIGGPREKTSEPVNQRLFVHGK; encoded by the exons ATGACCAAGAGCATCAGCGACAGCTTCAAAGACCGTCGGACCATCTATGCCCTGACGAACGAATCGACTATCTCCGATGATCGACTAGAGGAATTGCTTACCGACGTTGTCCTGCACACTCCAAGTCCCTTCAACAGTCAGACATCGCGGCTGGTCGTGCTCCTGAAGGATGAGCACCAGAAACTGTGGGATATAGCATATGAAGTTGCCAGCTCAACCGTTCCCCTAGAAGTGTTTGACAAAGTCTACAAGCCACGGATCGCCATGTTTCGTGCGGGATATGGGACT GTGCTGTTCTACGAGGATCCTGCACCCATCCGGCCTCTAGAAGAAAAGTGGCCTATGCTGAAAGACAAGCTTCCCCAGT GGTCTGAACATGCCAATGCCATGCACCAATATGCCC TTTGGACGCTTCTGGAAGCAGAAGGGCTCGGATGTAGTCTCCAGCATTATAACCCAATGTTTGATGATCGCATCGCCGAGCAATGGAAGGTTCCTGCGGATTGGAGTCTCAAGGCGCAGTTGGTCTTCGGAAAGCCGATCGGTGGCCCTCGCGAAAAGACTTCTGAGCCTGTAAACCAGAGGCTGTTTGTGCATGGGAAGTAA
- a CDS encoding uncharacterized protein (predicted protein) — protein MRDVHILSYNEDMKNAAYVKTWVGELVPQDPSKNGWYESGGKPRGGGWGNVTNIRFENFHVEGSSAGASINQNSGDNGSYAGTSKMLVSDVTFVNFTGYISNSKSGSVSCSKRYPCYNIAFEDFSLAHGSNGTATNATGSCSYIKPGGVIGLNGCGN, from the exons ATGCGCGATGTGCACATCCTGTCCTACAATGAGGACATGAAGAATGCTGCGTATGTAAAAACATGGGTGGGTGAGCTTGTACCGCAAGATCCCTCCAAGAATGGATGGTACGAGAGCGGTGGGAAGCcacgaggaggaggatg gGGAAACGTCACTAATATTCGCTTCGAAAACTTTCATGTTGAGGGATCCTCGGCTGGTGCCAGCATCAACCAAAATAGTGGCGATAATG GCTCTTATGCAGGCACATCCAAGATGTTGGTTTCTGACGTGACTTTTGTGAACTTCACTGGCTATATCAGTAACTCAAAGAGCGGTTCAGTTTCCTGCTCAAAACGCTACCCATGCTATAACATCGCCTTCGAGGACTTTTCCCTCGCGCATGGCTCGAATGGGACCGCGACCAATGCGACTGGTAGCTGCTCCTACATTAAACCCGGTGGCGTTATAGGACTAAATGGATGTGGTAATTAG
- a CDS encoding uncharacterized protein (predicted protein) — protein sequence MSFASALILVVAIWCIYVGWPWYRNWKQAKALHVPIVISPISTSGAALQSLRYILDRDILPTWITRLAFVRLIQRNSRFQEKFAVHAEYGKLFILVTPATCELYVADVDAAKQVLSRWRDFPKPSSLLGMIFPERNAG from the coding sequence ATGTCTTTTGCGTCAGCACTCATCTTGGTTGTTGCTATCTGGTGCATCTATGTAGGTTGGCCATGGTATCGCAACTGGAAACAGGCAAAGGCGCTGCATGTGCCGATTGTCATAAGTCCTATTTCAACTAGCGGTGCCGCATTGCAGTCATTGAGATATATCCTGGACCGTGATATTTTACCAACTTGGATCACTCGATTAGCGTTTGTGAGACTCATCCAGAGAAACTCGCGCTTCCAGGAGAAGTTCGCAGTCCATGCCGAGTATGGAAAACTATTCATCTTGGTCACGCCGGCGACATGTGAGCTGTACGTGGCAGATGTGGATGCCGCAAAGCAAGTGCTTTCACGGTGGAGAGACTTTCCAAAACCAAGTAGTCTCCTAGGTATGATCTTTCCCGAAAGGAACGCAGGTTAG
- a CDS encoding uncharacterized protein (predicted protein): MPQSFATFRNRRSDELARLADEHLQQDLRQEDRDTLKSAASKVSFWTGIGSAVGIGMGLYVAFRLRSSRKAFFDVFRAQERPTQVVFADGRTESIPDITPLLKPTTLGDFATYFFASAGGLFLGGELGFLGGAASGSRTITADPEQKKRIETAFRRFRADVLRKEADALDRGVSVEDKMF; the protein is encoded by the exons ATGCCTCAATCATTCGCTACCTTTCGCAATCGCCGCAGCGACGAATTGGCTCGCCTAGCCGATGAACACCTTCAGCAGGACTTGCGACAGGAAGACCGCGATACTTTGAAGTCGGCTGCTTCAAAAGTCTCCTTTTGGACTGGGATTGGTTCCGCAGTAGGAATTGGTATGGGTCTCTATGTCGCCTTCAGACTGCGCAGCTCGCGCAAGGCTTTCTTCGATGTTTTTCGCGCGCAGGAGAGACCTACACAAGTGGTCTTCGCCGATGGTCGGACAG AATCTATCCCGGATATTACCCCCTTGCTGAAGCCAACCACGCTTGGTGATTTCGCAAcatatttctttgcttctgctggtgGACTCTTTTTGGGTGGAGAGCTAG GCTTCTTGGGAGGAGCAGCTAGTGGCAGTCGCACCATCACTGCCGACCcggagcagaagaagaggattGAGACCGCTTTCCGGCGATTCCGGGCCGATGTACTGCGCAAAGAAGCCGACGCGTTGGATCGCGGAGTGAGCGTTGAGGATAAGATGTTTTGA
- a CDS encoding phytanoyl-CoA dioxygenase family protein (predicted protein) translates to MSDSFDTSKYSDEVQKVSKDTPLEEILYLLKRDGGVFVKNLIPEEDVDKAFNEVKDRLDNDVEWDGTFFPAQTQRAPSLIARSPTYTKTQLMNPLFRKVCEHFLTTRSWFWWGDEKKESVSKPYVHSCTAMRIGPGGKAQPLHRDDYIAHRYHTEIDKWDDARDMDRESAVGLFVAGCRITKENGGTQFIPRSHLWGTDRTTPPRVDQCIFADMEKGDGFIMLASAFHGGGSNVTEDEYRLAFATFITRGFLRQEENQFLAVPQDVARTYDRDIQEYMGYYMSDPACGYYEQMDPIYHLRPELLKDARPTDF, encoded by the exons ATGTCCGACTCCTTTGATACATCCAAGTACAGCGACGAAGTCCAGAAGGTGTCCAAGGATACCCCGCTGGAGGAAATTCTGTACCTTCTCAAGCGTGATGGCGGGGTATTTGTGAAGAATTTAAtcccggaagaagatgtCGATAAGGCATTCAACGAGGTAAAGGATCGCCTGGATAACGATGTGGAATGGGACGGCACATTCTTCCCAG CGCAAACTCAACGGGCTCCCTCACTAATTGCACGGAGCCCTACTTACACTAAGACGCAATTGATGAACCCCCTTTTCCGCAAGGTCTGTGAGCATTTTCTGACAACGCGGAGCTGGTTTTGGTGGggggatgaaaagaaagagtcCGTATCAAAGCCCTATGTGCATTCCTGCACAGCAATGAGAATTGGTCCCGGTGGTAAGGCGCAGCCATTGCACCGCGATGACTATATCGCTCATCGCTATCATACCGAGATCGACAAATGGGATGATGCTCGTGACATGGATCGCGAGTCGGCCGTTGGACTGTTTGTGGCTGGTTGCAGAATTACCAAGGAGAACGGGGGTACCCAGTTCATTCCCCGGAGCCACCTTTG GGGCACTGATCGCACTACTCCACCTCGCGTTGATCAATGTATTTTCGCCGACATGGAGAAGGGCGATGGCTTCATTATGTTGGCGTCTGCCTTTCACGGCGGAGGTTCAAATGTCACCGAAGACGAGTATCGCCTGGCTTTCGCTACTTTCATCACGCGTGGATTTCTGCGACAAGAGGAGAACCAATTCTTAGCCGTGCCGCAGGACGTGGCGCGGACTTACGACCGTGATATTCAAGAGTACATGGGATATTACATGAGTGATCCCGCCTGTGGCTACTATGAGCAGATGGATCCGATATACCATCTTCGACCTGAACTCTTGAAGGACGCCAGACCCACCGATTTTTAA